From the genome of Candidatus Methylomirabilis tolerans:
TGCGAGAGATCTTTCGGGAGCAAGGCCTCCCGCAGGATCTCGTGAACCTGGCATACGTCGAAAGCGCTTTCAACGCTCGCGCCTACTCCAGGGCCAAGGCGTCAGGGATTTGGCAGTTCATCAAAGGGACCGGGAATCGGTATGGCATGAGGGTGAACTACTGGCTTGATGAGCGGCGAGATCCG
Proteins encoded in this window:
- a CDS encoding transglycosylase SLT domain-containing protein: MSRAFERSGRYLPMMREIFREQGLPQDLVNLAYVESAFNARAYSRAKASGIWQFIKGTGNRYGMRVNYWLDERRDP